Sequence from the Penaeus vannamei isolate JL-2024 chromosome 25, ASM4276789v1, whole genome shotgun sequence genome:
atatatgtatacatatgtgcatatatatatatgtatatatatgtatatatatatttatatatatgtatatatatgtatatatatgtatatatatatgtatatatatgtatatatatatatgtatatatatgtatatatgtatatatatgtatatatatgtatatatatatgtatatatatgtatatatatatatgtatatatatgtatatatatgtacatatatgtatatatatgtatatatatgtatatatatacatatatatacgtatatatatatacatatatatacgtatatatacatatatatacatatacatatatatacatatatatgtatctatatatgtgtatatatatgtatatatatgtatatatatgtatatatatgtatatatatgtatatacatatatatatgtatatttatatatatatgtatatatatatatgtatatgtatatatatatattatatatatatatatatatatatatatatatatatatatatgtatgtatatatatttgtatatatatgtatatatatatatgtatatatatgtatatatatgtatatatatgtatatatatctatatatatctatatatatttatatatttgtatataaatgtatatatatgtatatatatgtatatatatgtatatacatacatacatacatacatatatatatatatatatatatatatatatatatatatatatatatatatatatatatatatatatatatatatattgtatgtattgtaaactaaggggtaaatgagtttgacaaccccgccattaacattacctgtacacacatactagagtaatggcggagaagtctcgcaatgggtactcggtggaaactgatatacaaagttatttatgaaaaacgcaataatgcagtggcgcattgatatacataaataaaagctgTCCTTGGCCAGGACTTGAAACCTTGCTATTCCAGGCATGACCCATAAAGACTAGTATTAAACCAATCATTTCAAAGACGCCCTAAAATGAATTGCGAAACTATGATCTAACTAGGTGTATAAACATCATTTATATCCTCATGCTTGAGTGATGATAgagaggttttacacacactcactatgggtactcggtagaaattcaacaaacacatatatattttttgtttgtgcgtatgagcgcgcgtgtacatatgtgtgtacatacacacacacacacacacacacgcacacacacacacacacacaaacacacacacacacgcgcgtgcacacattatatatatatatatatatatatatatatatatatatatatatatatatatatagatagatagatagatatagatatatatagatatatatcatatatatatcatataaatgtatatatagatatatacatatatttatttatttatttgtgtatacatatatatatatatatatatatatatatatatatatatatatatatatatatatatatatatgtatgtatgtatacacacatacatacatacatatgtatttatatatatatatatatatatatatatatatatatatatatatatatatatatatatatatatatatatatatatatacatatgtatatatatacaaatatatgtatgtatgtatgtatatatatatatatgtatatatatgtatatataatatatatatatatatatatatatatatatatatatatatatatatatatatatatatatatatatatatgtgtgtgtgtgtgtgtgtgtgtgtgtgtgtgtgtgtgtttgtgtgtgtgtgtgtttgtgtgtgtgtatgtctgtatatatatatatatatatatatatatatatatatatatatatatatatatatatatatatatatatataattgtatgggtgtgtgtgtgtatgaatatgatatatatataaatatataaatatatgcttatgtctctatgtattcatatgtatatatttttacaatatacttatatatatatatatatatatatatatatatatatattgtgaagaaattcggctattttgtttttcttaatttgtttcgctCGCCTGTATACGTGGCGAGCGAAGTGCTTCGCTCgaatcaaggttcgctcgggagccttggtttcgggttgagtacgggggtcctcactcgacccgaccagtGCCTTAAGGTGAGGTGTTTTCCCCGTcatctttttggattttatttttttgtgtgtgaaattgtataagcagtatacataaacaaaggtgTATTCTTTAACAGACACAGGCAGCAGAACCTATTCGTGTCAAGGGCCAGGCATGGAGGCTTCTTttcaaatattatttatttatcattagaaaaatagaagaattcAAGACCACAAGACCACGTGGCGACTCCACCTCATCAGAGTGAACATTGTGGAGAGTGgacagaatatatataaaggaaaagaaagggatgtTTTTTTGATGTTTTGTGATTGATAATGTgcaattgtaatatttttttttcgtgaattattatttttgtgaataaattgtttattaatgGTTCTTGATTTGTTGtatcctcaaaattagtaaatctatatgaaactaaaagaacttggcatttacatgtggcgaccttgccaggattcatGATTTACTCGTTTTGAGGATCAAGTTCTCGAGTAGAaccattttacattttatattttgttaacaACTGTAATACTTTCAGTGCTGTAAGGCAGTACGTGGAAGTTGTTTGTTTGATGTGGAGTTGCGGGAAGGTTTCCCCTTCATGGTTTGCCGTCCTTGGGGCCCGGAGGTGAATCTCTAAAATAGGTTGGACTTCAGGTAGGGTGTGGTGTATCTTCTTGAGGGGAAGATGACTCTTCTGTAAGTCCTGGTATTGACGTCATGTCGGTGAGTTCGGCCTGTTGAGGccacttttgttttgttgctaGGTGCGAGGAAGAACTCCTCTAGCATTGATTAAGAGTGTAAAGTAATTTTCGTGAGTCGGTCGGTCAATAGtgattctttttagtttttgacATTCTTGATTCTGTAATAATGGTAGATTTTAACTTTGATGTTTTAAAAGCTCAGGCTGAGGAACTAGGCCTTAAAGGAAATGATATTGCTCAGTATGTCATTAGTCAACAGACACTTGCacgggaggagagagcaaaagaaagagaatttcagaaagagcaattagaagcagagaaagagagagttaaactgGAACATGAGCTTCAGATGGCTCGGTTAAACAATTCTTCTGATAGTTCATTAAATCCTGTACTTTTTGATGGCGCTTCATGCCCAAGTTTACCAGTCTTTAAAGATGGAGAAGACATCACTTCATACTTAATTAGATTTGAGCGCATTGCTAACTTGTTAGATTTTAAAGAAGAAACTTATGCTATCAGATTGGGAAGTTTGTTAACAGGAAAGGCTGTTGATATATACACCTCACTGCCTCCAGAAACAACAGCCGATTACCAGTTATTAAAGAAAGCTCTCTTAAGGGGTTATAGTAAAACTCCCGCCAGTTACAGGAATGATTTTAGGACTGCTAAAATAAAAAGTGGTGAAACATATGAACAGTTTGCTATCAGGCTTGGACGATTGTTTGACTATTTGGTCGATTCGCATAATATCACCAAAGATTATGCATCTCTtcgtgattttatgttgttagaTCAACTAATGTCTTCTATCTCCCCAGATCTGCGTGTTTTTGTAAAGGAGCATAACGTCTCCTCCTTAGCTGATGCGGTAAGCCTGTCAGATAATTGGTCATCTGCCCATAGTGCTTACTCCAGGTCATTTCAATCATCTGAACAAGGTAAGAGAAGTGTGGCTCCAAAGCCCCAAACTCCAGTCCAATCAGCTCTTAGAAGGGATTTTTCTTCTGTTAAATGTCATGGGTGTGATAATATTGGACATATTAGATCTCGCTGTCCTAAAAATCCCCTAGCGTACAAGCAATATCACCCAATTCCAACTCACAAAGTCGGATTTTGTCTAAGTGACAGGGAAAATTCAAAGTTCATGACAGCTGGTACAGTGAATGGGGCTTGGGTATCCACAGTTCTCAGAGATACGGGGTGCACATGTGTTATTGTATCTCACAAGGTGTTACCAGATGTTGATCTTTCTAGGGCTGATTATTTAGGCCAGGTGGATTACTTCCCCAAAACTAAATGCTACCTGAATTGTCCCTATTTTAAAGGTTGGATTGATGTGATGCGAGCACCAATTAAATTCTGTAGCGTCCTGATTGGAAATGTACCAGGGGTATATAGTCCCAAATTATCTCCAGATTCTGAGGTAACTGAACGTTCAAATGTCCCTCTTGATTATTCCTGTGCCATTCAGACTAGATCCTCCAAAGTAAAAAGGGTTCACCCTTTAGTGTTGCCGGAGATCGAGCCCCTTAAAGTAACTCCTGAAGACTTTGTAAAATTGCAGGCAGAATGTCATTCTCTCActaaattttgggaaaaagtaaAGTCTGAAGAACATGATAAGATGCGTGATGGTACGGTGTTTAAGTTTGAGCAAGTAAATGGTTTGCTGTATCGTACATATGTTGCTTCAAAGCACTGTGAAAGAGTGAGTAAATCTTCTCTGGTAGTACCCAGTAAATGTAGAGCCATCATTCTCGCAGTAGGTCATGAGAGCCCCTTAGCCGGTCATTTTTCCCATCGGAAATCAGAAATGCGTATTAGGGACCATTTCTATTGGCCAAACATAGGAGCTGAAATCCGAGACTTTTGTAAGTCTTGCGACAAGTGTCAAAGGATGTCCAGTAGAGGTAGGGTAAGACCAGTGCCTTTAAACCCATGCCCATTTTAACGGAGCTTTTCTCTCGTGTCTCCATAGACTTGATAGGAccgatttctcctccatcttctgaggGTCACCATTATATTTTAACTTTGATAGATTTTGCGACCGGGTTTCCAGAAGCATTGCCTCTCAAAGAGATAGATTCAATATCTGTAGCTGAAGCCCTTATGGTGATCTTTTCAAGGGTCGGTATTCCTCGGGAAATTTTGTCTGATCGAGGAAGGCAATTTGTTTCTCAACTAAGGGGCGAACTGCATAAATTATTGGGTGTAAAGCCACTTTTTACAACTCCCTATCATCCTagtgggaatggaagggtggaaaggtttcATGCAGCACTAAAAACTTCCTTAAGGAAATTGTGTAGTGACAAACCACGAGAATGGCACCGTTATCTTGTCCCCACATTATTCGCTACGCGAGAGATTCCTAGCGATCGAACTGGGTTTTCTGCTTTTGAGCTACTTTATGGACGGACAGTCCGGGGACCTCTTTCAGTCTTAAGGGACTTGTGGGAAGACACAACCATTAGAGATGATGTTAGATCTTCCTTTCAATATGTGATTGAATTGAAAGACAAGCTGGAGGAGTGTGCTAAAATTGCAGCTCAAAATGCTGAGATTAGTTCCTCTAAATTCAAATCTTATTTTGACTTAAAAGCTCAGGATAGGAAGTTTAGTCCAGGTGAGGAAGTTCTTGTACTCCTCCCTGATAACCAAAACAAGTTGCTCATGTCTTGGAGTGGCCCTTATACTGTTCTGGAATGTCGAAATAAGGTGAATTATCTTATCGATGAAGGTGGAAAACAGAAGGTGCTTCATGCTAACCTTTTCAAAAAGTATCGTAGGAGAGCAACAAGTTCCCAACCTAATGTTATGGACGAGGAAAGTAAGATAGATGTTTAAATGAACCCGCAAGTAGTTCAAAATTGCATTCTTAAAGATACTGAGTTAAGTGATTGTAATTTTCCTATAACTTCTGATGGAGAAGAGTCCATCTTGCCTGAGAATGATCAACCTGAGATTCGTTCTAACCTTTCAGCAGAACAGAAATCTGATATTGATTCAGTAATTGCAGAGTTTGTAGATGTATATTCAATAACTCCAGGTTCCACAAACACCCCTAAATTTGATAGAATTGAGGTATTCTGGAATTTTGTCGGATGCCTTTTAGATTGGTGTAAAATTGTTAGCCttggaataagagaaaatggcTAGGATTTTAGGGCTAACTTTTATACATTATAATCTGTGGTTACAGACGAAGTGGAAAGTTACGTTTTATGTTCTCATTGAAAaagaatttcttttgttttttattcgtatCTATCTGTTGGATAGATACTTGTTGGGGGAGCCGTGTGAAGAAATTCggctattttgtttttcttaatttgtttcgctCGCCTGTATACGTGGTGAGCGAAGTGCTTCGTTCgaatcaaggttcgctcgggagccttggtttcgggttgagtacgggggtcctcactcgacccgaccagtGCCTTAAGGTGAGGTGTTTTCCCTGTcatctttttggattttatttttttgtgtgtgaaattgtataagcagtatacataaacaaaggtgTATTCTTTAACAGACACAGGCAGCAGAACCTATTCgtgtcaagggccaggcacggaggcttcttttcaaatattatttatttatcattagaaaaatagaagaattcAAGACCACAAGACCACGTGGCCACTCCACCTCATCAGAGTGAACATTGTGGAGAGTGgacagaatatatataaaggaaaagaaagggatgtttttttttgttttgtgattgatAATGTGCAATTGTAATATTTCTTTTtcgtgaattattatttttgtgaataaattgtttattaatggttcttgatttgtttacttgtatcctcaaaattagtaaatctaTTCGTTTGTGTTCCTGTTCGCTATGAAGGGAGtaactatgtatgtttatgctaTTTCATCACTTTGCACTACCTTTTGTAGATTATTTTGCACGAATATGCATACGTGGTATCCTATTTTTGTACTTATGATAAACTATTATAAGCAAGATCAACAGAGGAACATCACTGCAATGAATGAAGAAGACGCACCGACGTCAGGGCTTCCTCGGTCACTTGATCCACCTCGTCCGCAggcaaattgatgaataaatataacaccGTAGTTCATCGTAGGAGATGATACCATCATCTGACCGCATATAAATTGAAATtgtggataagaaaataaattccaataactgtaaaaggaaaaaaaatattgggcacattgaggaaataaaaagatagataagaaaagaggacatgatgatgataaagttatgtcatgatcataatgatttacTGCATATGATAACGAAAGTttttattgctactgctgttacaatatctaattaagataatattgctattattaggctTAATAATTCATGGTAtctgttatatttattctttggtgatgttattattgttatacacacatacacatatatatatatatatatatatatatatatatatatatatatatatatatatatatatatatatacatacatacacatacatacatatatatatatatatatatatatatatatatatatatatatatgtatatatgtatatatatgtatatatatatatatatatatatatatatagcatgtacacacatactagagtaatgacggagaagtatatatatatatatatatatatatatatatatatatatatatatatttatatacatatatgtaagtatatatatatatatatatatatatatatatatatatatatatatatatatacatacatgtatatccctAACAACCATACAATTACACATTTTACCCACCTGACAAGTCACTATTACCTTCAAAGGCTTGCTTcgtttgagtatatatgtatatgcatgtatatgcatatatatatatatatatatatatatatatatatatatatatatatatatatatatatatatatatatatatatatatatatatatatatatatatatatatatatatatatatatatatatgtgtgtgtgtgtgcgcgtggtgtgtgtgcatatatatatgtatatatgtatgtgtgtatatcta
This genomic interval carries:
- the LOC138866386 gene encoding uncharacterized protein produces the protein MVDFNFDVLKAQAEELGLKGNDIAQYVISQQTLAREERAKEREFQKEQLEAEKERVKLEHELQMARLNNSSDSSLNPVLFDGASCPSLPVFKDGEDITSYLIRFERIANLLDFKEETYAIRLGSLLTGKAVDIYTSLPPETTADYQLLKKALLRGYSKTPASYRNDFRTAKIKSGETYEQFAIRLGRLFDYLVDSHNITKDYASLRDFMLLDQLMSSISPDLRVFVKEHNVSSLADAVSLSDNWSSAHSAYSRSFQSSEQGKRSVAPKPQTPVQSALRRDFSSVKCHGCDNIGHIRSRCPKNPLAYKQYHPIPTHKVGFCLSDRENSKFMTAGTVNGAWVSTVLRDTGCTCVIVSHKVLPDVDLSRADYLGQVDYFPKTKCYLNCPYFKGWIDVMRAPIKFCSVLIGNVPGVYSPKLSPDSEVTERSNVPLDYSCAIQTRSSKVKRVHPLVLPEIEPLKVTPEDFVKLQAECHSLTKFWEKVKSEEHDKMRDGTVFKFEQVNGLLYRTYVASKHCERVSKSSLVVPSKCRAIILAVGHESPLAGHFSHRKSEMRIRDHFYWPNIGAEIRDFCKSCDKCQRMSSRDFATGFPEALPLKEIDSISVAEALMVIFSRVGIPREILSDRGRQFVSQLRGELHKLLGVKPLFTTPYHPSGNGRVERFHAALKTSLRKLCSDKPREWHRYLVPTLFATREIPSDRTGFSAFELLYGRTVRGPLSVLRDLWEDTTIRDDVRSSFQYVIELKDKLEECAKIAAQNAEISSSKFKSYFDLKAQDRKFSPGEEVLVLLPDNQNKLLMSWSGPYTVLECRNKVNYLIDEGGKQKVLHANLFKKYRRRATSSQPNVMDEEKSILPENDQPEIRSNLSAEQKSDIDSVIAEFVDVYSITPGSTNTPKFDRIETQAAEPIRVKGQNDFKILSTTSNKLDLLISESLYIQKMKPDLNNSTAIQLFTVVLENLTHGSSVIISKPDKGSELVILDKFDYSQKLLSIFSGIGDEVYESIFATGSQPGRIYGLPKYLGCVNGAILPQKHRLIHMMPVFLECINCAPVILVLKLVSGVLQYSERIRVAMATRFSGADSVKLQ